Proteins from a single region of Chanodichthys erythropterus isolate Z2021 chromosome 13, ASM2448905v1, whole genome shotgun sequence:
- the zgc:153044 gene encoding dual specificity protein phosphatase 18, which produces MRGRAGGLGGFAQITDGLYIGNGKTANDSSVISSLNITCIINATQDINSNIPTIDYMHVSVSDDPESRLTDHFDTVADKIHQVTEGHGRVLVHCNAGVSRSATLCLAYLMKHRRMTLAEAHALLKAQRPIVRPNSGFWSQLIEYEWKLHGKNTVSMINSPVGHIPDLYERETRGLIPL; this is translated from the coding sequence ATGCGAGGAAGAGCAGGGGGACTCGGCGGGTTTGCTCAGATAACGGACGGTTTGTACATCGGCAACGGCAAAACAGCAAACGACTCTTCGGTCATCAGCTCTCTCAACATTACATGCATTATTAATGCAACTCAGGACATAAACTCAAACATTCCCACCATTGATTATATGCACGTGTCTGTGTCTGATGATCCTGAATCCAGACTCACTGATCATTTCGACACTGTTGCTGATAAGATACACCAGGTCACTGAAGGACATGGACGCGTCCTGGTTCACTGTAACGCAGGCGTCAGTCGCTCCGCCACGCTGTGTCTGGCATACCTGATGAAACACCGCCGTATGACGCTCGCGGAGGCGCACGCGTTGCTCAAAGCTCAGAGACCCATAGTCAGACCGAACAGTGGCTTCTGGAGTCAGCTGATCGAGTATGAGTGGAAACTACATGGGAAAAATACAGTCAGTATGATAAACTCTCCTGTTGGACACATTCCAGATTTATATGAGAGAGAAACAAGGGGCTTGATTCCACTTTAG